CGAAGGCGTTCGAGGGCAAGGGCGGAAACGTGGGAAGCGGAGACTCGTCGGGCGCGTTCAGCCCCGCCGACGTCGCGTTCACCACGAGCGCCGCGTCGCTCCACGGCACGTCGCCGAAGGCGTTCCACGACACGCCGAACTCCTCGGCGAGCCGCGCCGCCTTGTCGAGGTTGCGGTTGCACACGTGCACCTCGAAGCCCGCTTCGCGCAGCGCGAACACGCCCGCGCGGGCGGCGCCTCCCGCGCCGAGGACGACCGCCAGTCCGCTCTTCGGCGCCCCCACTTCGCTCAAGGCCGCCATGAGGCCGGGCGCGTCCGTGTTGTCGCCGAGGAGCGTTTCGCCGTCGCGCACGATCGTGTTCACCGCGCCGACGCTTCGAGCCGCTGGCGTCAGGTCGTCGAGTAGCGGCACGACCGCCTCCTTGTGCGGCAGCGACACGTTCGCGCCGAGCACGTCACGGGTTCGCAAGGACGTCACCGCGCTTGCCAGTTCCGCGCTTGGGACGCGGCGCGCCTCGTAGGAGCCCGCCAAGTCCGCCGCCCGAAACGCCGCCGCGTGCATGGCAGGTGAACGCGAATGGGCGGCAGGATCGGCGAACAAAAAGGCACGCAGCATGAGTACAGTCTAGAGGCCCAACGTCGCGACGCCTTGAGATTCGCTTGCGATAAGCTTCAGCCGCACGAAAAACGCGCAAAGTGTGCGTTGGCGCACTTCACGGGCGCAGACGCCGCACCACAATACGGGCGAGCGCATGAGACACGCACTTTCCCGACCCGCTGCCACGCGCAGGGGGGTCACCGCGCTTTTGGAGACTCCTTGAAAGAATCTACACCCGTCACCGTCAACATCCAACTGCAAAACGCCGACGAGGCCCTCGCCCTGTTCGGTGCGGGCGACGTCAACTTGCGCAAGATGCGCGAGCTCAGCGACGCCCGCCTCGTCGCTCGCGGCGACACCGTCACCATCAGCGGTGACCGCAAGGAGGTGGAGGCCGCCGAGAAACTCGTACGCGACGCCTTGGGCGTCGTGCGAGGCGGAGGCGAAGTCAGCCTCGACACCCTCGAGCGCGCCGCGCGCCTCGGAGCGGAAGGGCGCAGCCTGAGCGCCGAAACGAACACCGGCGTGAGCCTTCCGCGCGGTCTGCGCGCCAAGACGCCCGGCCAGAAGGTCTACCTCGAAGCGATCGAAAACAACGACATCACCTTCGGCATCGGCCCCGCCGGAACGGGCAAGACGTACCTCGCCGTGGCCATGGCCGTCTCGTACCTCAAGGCGCGCAAAGTCAAGCGCATCGTCTTGACGCGCCCCGCCGTCGAGGCGGGCGAAAAGCTCGGCTTTCTGCCCGGCGACCTCCAAGCGAAGATCGATCCCTACCTGCGTCCCCTGTACGACGCTCTGTACGACATGCTGGAGCAGGAGCGCTTCGAAAGCTACCTGGCGAGCGGCACCATCGAAGTCGCGCCTCTGGCCTTCATGCGCGGTCGCACGTTGAACGACTCGTTCATCATCCTCGACGAAGCGCAAAACACCACGGGCGAGCAGATGAAGATGTTCCTGACGCGCATGGGCTTTTCCAGCAAGGTCGTCGTGACAGGCGACGTCACACAAATCGACTTGCCGCGTCACGTGACGAGCGGGCTCGCGATCTCGAAGAAGGTGCTGGGCAACATCGAGGGCATCGCGTTTCACGAGTTCACGGAAGTGGACGTCGTACGGCACCCGCTGGTCGGGCGCATCATCAAGGCGTACGAAAAGGTCGAGGACGCCGAAGAGAACCGTCGGGCGGCGAGGCGCGGAGAGCTCTTGTCGATTCGCGAGGACGAGCGCGATCCGCAACCGCACGATTGAAGGTCGAGCGTGATCGACCTCGTGATTCGCAAAAATCCGCCGCCCGGAGTGCGCGCCGCCCTCCGGGCGGCCTTGACGGCGGCCATGCGTCACTTCGACGTGCAGGACAAGGAAGTCACGGTCGTCCTCGTCGGGGACCGGGTAATTCGGCAGCTCAAGCGCGAAACGTGGGGTGAGGACGCCGCGACGGACGTGCTGAGCTTTCCGACGTATCAGCCGGGCGACCCGTTCGTGCCGCCGCATCTCGGAGACATCGTGATCAGCCTCGACACGGCGGCGCGCCAGGCGGCTTCGCGCGGACACGACCTCGCGCACGAGGTGGCGCTGCTCGCTTCGCACGGCTTGACGCACCTCGTCGGGCACGATCATCCGCACGCCGAAGGCCTCGGGTTCGAGGAAGGCGCGGTCGGCGAAGGCTGGGACGTGTTCCACGAAGCGTGGGAAGCGGCGCGGAGTTCCTTGCAGTCGTCTCGTGAGCGTGCCTCTGGTGTCTCCGAAGCGTGAGGAAACGGCGGCCGAGTGGCTGGGCGCTCGTTGGTGGCGTTCCATGCGCTTCGCCATGGCGGGCTTGTCGTTCGCGTGGCGTACCCAAGCGAACTTCCGCATCGAGACGGCATGCGCCGCCCTCGCGCTCGGCCTCGCCGTTTGGGCGCGCGCTCCTCTCGCGCCGATTCTGCTGACGTGCGCGCTCGTCTTGAGCTTGGAACTCGTGAACACCGCCATCGAAGCTCTCGTGGACCTCGCGTCGCCCGAACTTCACCCGCTCGCCAAAGTCGCCAAGGACGTTGCCGCCGCCGCCGTGCTGATCGCGTCGATCTTCGCGGTGATCGTGGCGCTCGCAGAGCTGATGCCCAAGATTTTGCTTCGGCTGTGAATTCCCGTTCCCTTCGAGCCAGGGAAGTCTTCGTCACGAAGTTCCCCGACCCGTTCGTGGTACACTCCTCGGACATGGAAGAGCCTCCCAGTTTTGGCTCGCGCGCCCTTTCCGCCGCGTGGCGGATGTTTGCTTTTGGGCGTGTCGTGAACGCGGTGGTCGCGTTCACTCCGAACGCCGCTCGTGAGCATCGTGGCGAGCGTGGCGTGGCGCGGAGGAGCGCGCCCCACAAATGAACGACTACCTCGGCCTGGCGGCACTCGTGATCCTGGTGCTGCTCAACGGCTTTTTCGTGGCGACGGAGTACGCGCTCGTGAGCGTTCGTCGCACACGCATCGATCAGCTTGCTCTCGAGGGCAATCGCGGCGCTCGGCGCGTGCAACACGTGCTCGAGAACCTCGACTTGTACATCGCGTCCGTACAACTGGGCGTGAGCATCGCGTCGATCGCGCTGGGCTTCGTGGCCGAACCGGCCATCGAGCACCTCACGCTCCCGCTGTTCCAAGCGATGGGGATTCCGGCGTCGTACGCGATCACCGTGTCCATCGCGTTCGCGCTCGTGCTCACGACGATTTTGCACGTCGTGTTCGGCGAACTCTTCCCCAAGTCGGCGGCGCTTCAGCGTTCCGAGCAAGTCGCGCTTCGCTTCACGCCCGCCCTCGTCGTATTCACGGCGGTCTTCCGCCTCGTGATTCTCGGTCTCAACAAATTGGGAGCCGGAGTGCTGCGCCTGTTCGGCTTCAAGCCTGTCGCGGGACATCACACGGCGCACTCGGAAGAAGAGATTCGCATGATCGTCTCGGCGTCGAGCCAAGAGGGCGTGCTCGAAGACGACGAGAAAGAGCTCGTCTACAACGCCCTCGACCTCAGCGACACCGCACTTCGCACCATCATGACCCCCCGCGTGGACATGATCACGATCGACGCGGGTTGCACGCTGCGCGCCTTCTTGCACGTCAACGACGAGCACGGCTACTCTCGCGTGCCCGTGTACCAGGATTCGCCCGACAACGTGATCGGCGTGGTGCACACGCAAGACGTTCTGAAGTACATCGACCGCCTCGACGACGTGACCGTCGGCAGCATCGCCCGCCCGACGTACTTCGCGCCCGAAGGCATGCGCGTCTCGGACCTGCTCAAGACCTTGCGCGAGCGCAAGACGCACCTCGCGGTCATCGTAGACGAGTTCGGCGGCACGGCGGGTCTCGTGACGCTCGAAGACGTTCTCGAAGAAATCGTGGGCGAAATCTACGACGAGACGGACGAAGTCGAGGAGAACGGGGTGCAAATCGTGCGAGAAGGCGAGTTCGTCCTCGACGCGACCCTCAGCATCGGCGACGCCGAGGAAGCGCTCGGCGTGGAACTCGACGGACTGGAGGAAGCGGCGGAATTCGAAACGGTCGCGGGCTTCGTGACAGAGCACTTCGGCTATATTCCGAACGTGGGCGAGCGTTTCGAGCACTCCGATTGGACCTTCATCGTGGAGGCGGCCGATCAGCGGCGCGTCACGCTCGTGCGGGCCCTCAAAGGAAGCTCGCTGCCCACGCTGGAAGGAGGCGCGAGTGTCAACCTCGAAGCCCGAACTTGATTCAACGCCCAACTCGAACGTCCCCGTCGACGAGACGTTGCTCGACCTTGCCAAAGCCACTCGCCTCAAGGCCTACACGCCGTACAGCCACTTCAATGTCGGCGCCGCCTTGCGCACGACGACGGGCCAAGTGTTCTTCGGCGCCAACATCGAGAACGCCTCGTACGGCTTGGCGCGATGCGCCGAGCAAAGCGCCGTGCAAGCCATGGCCTCCTCGGGCGAGCGAGAATTCACGGAGATCGTCGTGTACACCGAGGCGTCCCCGCCTGCCAGTCCGTGCGGCGCGTGTCGCCAGATTCTCTTCGAATTCTCGCCGGAAGCGCGCCTCGTGTGCGTCAACCACCTTGGAGAGACGATCACCGGTCAAGTGAAGGACTTCTTGCCGTACGGCTTTCGGCTCGAATCCTAAGCAGAGAAGAAGAGAAGCGCCCACTTCGTTCGGCGGGCGCTTCTCTTCTCTTTTGGGGATTCAAGCCGGGTAGAAGAACACCGCCGATCCGATGAGGACGTACACGCCGAGCAGCAGGGCGCCTTCGAGCCAGTTCGTCTCGCCGTCGCGAACGACCGAGTTGGCGATGATGACGGCGGCAAACACGGCGACCATTTCGATGGGGCTCACGACGAGGCTCATGGGACTGCCGATCAGCAAGGACGCGAGAACGAGCAGGGGCGCGACGAGCAGGGCGACTTGCACGGTGGAGCCCAGCGCGATCGTCATGGCGAGGTCCATCTTGTTGCGTAGCGCGAACAGGACGGCGGCGGCGTGCTCGGCGGCGTTGCCGATGATCGGAATGAGGATGAGGCCCACGAAGAACTCCGAAAGGCCGAAGGAGCGCGTGGCGACTTCGAGGCTTCCGACGAGGAACTCCGACATGAACCCCACGAGGATCGTCGCGCCGAGCAGCACACCGACCGCGCGGAGCACGCTCCAGTTGGGGCCGTGCTCTTCGCCTTCCTCGTCGGCGGTGGACAGCACGTCTTTGTGCGTGACGAGCGAGAAGACGATGTTGGCAACGTACAGCAAGATCAGCACGACCGCCGTGGCGTCCGAGAGGTTGACGTCGAGGCGCTCGACGAGGCCCGCCGCCTCCGTTTGCCGAGCCGCGAGGTCGAACACGGTCGGGACGAGCAAGGCGATGACGCTGAGGGTCAGCATGGAGGTCACGAGGCCCGCCGACTGGATGTTGAAGCGCTGCGTTCGGAACTTCAAGCCGCCCAGGAACACGGCGAGGCCCATCACCAGCAGCAAGTTGCCGAGAATAGAGCCGATGATGCTGGCCTTCACCACCTCGATCTTTCCGGCTTGCAACGCGAAGAAGGCGATGATGAGCTCGGTGGCGTTGCCGAACGTCGCGTTCAGCAGCCCACCGATGGTGCTGCCCGCGCGCGCGGCGAGTTCCTCGGTGGCGCGGCCCATCCATCCGGCGAGCGGCAGGATGGCGAGGGCGGACGCGGCGAAGATCAGGGTGCCGTTCGCGTTCGTGAACTCCAAGAAGAACGCGATCGGCACGAAGATCAGCAACAAGTTCAGGAACATGCGAAGAGTGTAAGCGGTCGTGAAGCGCCCGGCCTTCCTTCGATCTTGACCTGCCTCGGGATACGCTGAGAGCGTATCGGCTATACTCGGGCGCGATGGCGACGGTGCAGGAACTGCGCGACAAGTTGCGGCGCCCCTTGGAACGCGAGCTTCTGACGGGATGCCAGAATCGCGTCGTGGCGGGCGGCGTGGAAAAGCTCCTCGAAAACCTGGCGCGGCCCTTTCCCAACGTGCGCGAGATGCTGCGCGGCTACGCGGACATGAACTTGCCGACGCGAGAGGAAAAGTTGCGGGAGGCGCTCGCCTTGCTGACGGAGGGCGGCGCGGCGAAGAAGGCGGCGTCCGTCTCCCCCACCAAGAGCGTGACGATCGAGGTGGGCGGAAAGCTGCCGCCGAGTCTGGAAGTCGCGAAGCTCGACCTCGGGCCGGGCGGCGCGAAGAAGTTGCACGCCCTGGGCTTGCGAACGTTGCGGGACGTGCTGCATCACTATCCTCGACGTCACGAGGACCGCCGCGCCTTGCCGAACTTGGAAGAAGTCGAGGAAGGCCAGAAGCTCACCGTCGCGGGCGTCGTCGTCTCCAAGTCGCGCCGCACGCCGAAGCCCGGAATGCTGATTCTGGAGGCGGTGCTGCTCGACGAGTGGAACAACCGGGTGCGCTGCTCGTGGTTCGGGCAGCCGTGGGTGGAGCGTCAACTCAGGGAAGGCGCGCGGCTCGTCGTGACGGGACGCGTGAAGAAGTTCGGGCGATCCGTGCAGCTTGGCGTGGAGTACTTCGAAAGCGAGGACGACGTCAAGGACAGCCTCTCGATCGGACGCATCGTGGGCGTGTACGACGCCAAGGAAGGCACGTCGCAGGCGTTCTTGCGCAAGGTGGCGCACAAAGTCCTCACCGAGACGGACCTCTCGGACTACCTGCCGATCACGACGCGGCAGAAGGTCGGCCTCACGGACTTGCCGGACGCGCTCGCGGGCATGCACTTCCCGACCGACGAGTTTCATCTCGCGCGGGCGTTGGAGCGCTTGCGTTTCGACGAGTACCTCTTCTTGGAGCTTCGCATGCTGCTGCAAGGAGAGGACGGGGTGCTGCTCGGCAAGCGCATCTCGGCGACGAACGAGGACATCGCCACGTTCGAAGCGTCCTTGCCGTTTCGCTTCACGAACGCCCAGCGACGCGTTCTGCTCGAAATCGCGGACGACATGCGCGGCGAGCGGCAAATGGCGCGCCTCGTGCAAGGCGACGTGGGAAGCGGCAAGACGGCCGTGGCGGCATGCGCGCTGTACCTCGCGACGCGCGACTCGTATCAAGGAGCGCTGATGGCTCCGACGGAGATCTTGGCGCGGCAACACTTCGCGAGCCTCACGACGTACCTGTATCCGCTCGGCGTGCGCGTCGGACTGTTGATCGGCGCGATGACCGCCAAGCAGAAGGCGGACGTCGTGAAGGCCTTGGAGACGGGCGAGCTCGACGTCGTCGTGGGCACGCAGGCACTCATTCAAGAAGGCGTGAGCTTTCACAACCTGGGGCTCGCCGTCGTGGACGAGGAGCACCGCTTCGGCGTACAGCAACGCCGCAAGTTGCTGCAAGATCGCCCGGACGTCTTGGTGATGAGCGCGACCCCCATTCCGCGTTCCCTGGCCCTCACCGCGTACGGCGATCTCGAGCTGTCGATCATCGACGAGTTGCCGCCCGGCCGCACGCCCATCGAGACGAAGCTCCTTCAAGACACCCAGCGGCGCGCCGCGTACGGCTTCGTCATGAGCCAGGTGCGCGAGGGGCGGCAAGCGTACGTCGTGACCGCCCTCATCGAGGAGAACGAGAAGCTGGAGTTGCTCGCCGCGACACAGCTCTACGACAACTTGCGCGAGCTCTTGCCCGAAGCGCGCGTGACGCTGCTGCACGGAAAGATGAGCGCCACCGAGAAGGACGACGTCATGGCGCGTTTTCGAGCGCACGAATTCGACGTCCTCGTATCTACGACCGTCATCGAAGTCGGCGTGGACGTTCCGAACGCCACCGTGATGGTGATCGAGAACGCCGAGCGCTTCGGGCTGAGCCAACTGCACCAACTTCGCGGACGTGTCGGGCGCGGATCGCACAAAAGCTACTGCGTCCTCGTGGCGGGCGAACACTCCAAGAAGACGCGCCAGCGCCTCAAAGTCATCGAGAACTCCACGGACGGCTTCGTGATCGCCGAGGCGGACCTCAAGTTGCGCGGACCGGGCGAGCTGCGCGGCACGCGGCAAAGCGGCATTCCGGACCTCAAGCTCGGTGACATCGTGAGCGACGTCGAGATCATCGAGCGAGCGCGCGACCT
This genomic window from Deinococcus yavapaiensis KR-236 contains:
- the cdd gene encoding cytidine deaminase, with protein sequence MSTSKPELDSTPNSNVPVDETLLDLAKATRLKAYTPYSHFNVGAALRTTTGQVFFGANIENASYGLARCAEQSAVQAMASSGEREFTEIVVYTEASPPASPCGACRQILFEFSPEARLVCVNHLGETITGQVKDFLPYGFRLES
- a CDS encoding diacylglycerol kinase, with translation MRFAMAGLSFAWRTQANFRIETACAALALGLAVWARAPLAPILLTCALVLSLELVNTAIEALVDLASPELHPLAKVAKDVAAAAVLIASIFAVIVALAELMPKILLRL
- a CDS encoding hemolysin family protein; protein product: MNDYLGLAALVILVLLNGFFVATEYALVSVRRTRIDQLALEGNRGARRVQHVLENLDLYIASVQLGVSIASIALGFVAEPAIEHLTLPLFQAMGIPASYAITVSIAFALVLTTILHVVFGELFPKSAALQRSEQVALRFTPALVVFTAVFRLVILGLNKLGAGVLRLFGFKPVAGHHTAHSEEEIRMIVSASSQEGVLEDDEKELVYNALDLSDTALRTIMTPRVDMITIDAGCTLRAFLHVNDEHGYSRVPVYQDSPDNVIGVVHTQDVLKYIDRLDDVTVGSIARPTYFAPEGMRVSDLLKTLRERKTHLAVIVDEFGGTAGLVTLEDVLEEIVGEIYDETDEVEENGVQIVREGEFVLDATLSIGDAEEALGVELDGLEEAAEFETVAGFVTEHFGYIPNVGERFEHSDWTFIVEAADQRRVTLVRALKGSSLPTLEGGASVNLEART
- the recG gene encoding ATP-dependent DNA helicase RecG, producing the protein MATVQELRDKLRRPLERELLTGCQNRVVAGGVEKLLENLARPFPNVREMLRGYADMNLPTREEKLREALALLTEGGAAKKAASVSPTKSVTIEVGGKLPPSLEVAKLDLGPGGAKKLHALGLRTLRDVLHHYPRRHEDRRALPNLEEVEEGQKLTVAGVVVSKSRRTPKPGMLILEAVLLDEWNNRVRCSWFGQPWVERQLREGARLVVTGRVKKFGRSVQLGVEYFESEDDVKDSLSIGRIVGVYDAKEGTSQAFLRKVAHKVLTETDLSDYLPITTRQKVGLTDLPDALAGMHFPTDEFHLARALERLRFDEYLFLELRMLLQGEDGVLLGKRISATNEDIATFEASLPFRFTNAQRRVLLEIADDMRGERQMARLVQGDVGSGKTAVAACALYLATRDSYQGALMAPTEILARQHFASLTTYLYPLGVRVGLLIGAMTAKQKADVVKALETGELDVVVGTQALIQEGVSFHNLGLAVVDEEHRFGVQQRRKLLQDRPDVLVMSATPIPRSLALTAYGDLELSIIDELPPGRTPIETKLLQDTQRRAAYGFVMSQVREGRQAYVVTALIEENEKLELLAATQLYDNLRELLPEARVTLLHGKMSATEKDDVMARFRAHEFDVLVSTTVIEVGVDVPNATVMVIENAERFGLSQLHQLRGRVGRGSHKSYCVLVAGEHSKKTRQRLKVIENSTDGFVIAEADLKLRGPGELRGTRQSGIPDLKLGDIVSDVEIIERARDLAKTILKSDPTLSHPRLTALREELSQRASQVAYREVI
- the ybeY gene encoding rRNA maturation RNase YbeY, with the protein product MIDLVIRKNPPPGVRAALRAALTAAMRHFDVQDKEVTVVLVGDRVIRQLKRETWGEDAATDVLSFPTYQPGDPFVPPHLGDIVISLDTAARQAASRGHDLAHEVALLASHGLTHLVGHDHPHAEGLGFEEGAVGEGWDVFHEAWEAARSSLQSSRERASGVSEA
- a CDS encoding PhoH family protein, encoding MKESTPVTVNIQLQNADEALALFGAGDVNLRKMRELSDARLVARGDTVTISGDRKEVEAAEKLVRDALGVVRGGGEVSLDTLERAARLGAEGRSLSAETNTGVSLPRGLRAKTPGQKVYLEAIENNDITFGIGPAGTGKTYLAVAMAVSYLKARKVKRIVLTRPAVEAGEKLGFLPGDLQAKIDPYLRPLYDALYDMLEQERFESYLASGTIEVAPLAFMRGRTLNDSFIILDEAQNTTGEQMKMFLTRMGFSSKVVVTGDVTQIDLPRHVTSGLAISKKVLGNIEGIAFHEFTEVDVVRHPLVGRIIKAYEKVEDAEENRRAARRGELLSIREDERDPQPHD
- the cax gene encoding calcium/proton exchanger; this translates as MFLNLLLIFVPIAFFLEFTNANGTLIFAASALAILPLAGWMGRATEELAARAGSTIGGLLNATFGNATELIIAFFALQAGKIEVVKASIIGSILGNLLLVMGLAVFLGGLKFRTQRFNIQSAGLVTSMLTLSVIALLVPTVFDLAARQTEAAGLVERLDVNLSDATAVVLILLYVANIVFSLVTHKDVLSTADEEGEEHGPNWSVLRAVGVLLGATILVGFMSEFLVGSLEVATRSFGLSEFFVGLILIPIIGNAAEHAAAVLFALRNKMDLAMTIALGSTVQVALLVAPLLVLASLLIGSPMSLVVSPIEMVAVFAAVIIANSVVRDGETNWLEGALLLGVYVLIGSAVFFYPA
- the aroE gene encoding shikimate dehydrogenase encodes the protein MLRAFLFADPAAHSRSPAMHAAAFRAADLAGSYEARRVPSAELASAVTSLRTRDVLGANVSLPHKEAVVPLLDDLTPAARSVGAVNTIVRDGETLLGDNTDAPGLMAALSEVGAPKSGLAVVLGAGGAARAGVFALREAGFEVHVCNRNLDKAARLAEEFGVSWNAFGDVPWSDAALVVNATSAGLNAPDESPLPTFPPLPSNAFVYDMVYAPEDTRLVREARAAGSRAESGLSMLAQQARLSFLAWTGVDVSVKVFLNAAREAHARALK